A part of Pectinatus sottacetonis genomic DNA contains:
- a CDS encoding DedA family protein has product MEQYSTLFLQFITSWGYLAIALLMALENACIPIPSELILGFAGYLVFAGKMNFAEAVIAGIIGGMIGSIITYYIGFLGGRPFVEKYGKYFFMKKDHVAAAQKWFDNYGLKAVFFSRMLPVVRTFISLPAGFAKINIKKFIACTFAGSLPWTILIIYIGNFLGENWKKMLAVGHDFSLLICVIIIAVIIIIYIHQHKK; this is encoded by the coding sequence ATGGAACAATATTCAACTTTATTTTTACAGTTCATCACTTCCTGGGGATATTTAGCCATAGCTCTATTGATGGCATTGGAAAATGCATGTATTCCTATTCCTAGCGAACTTATCCTGGGTTTTGCCGGATATCTTGTTTTTGCTGGAAAAATGAATTTTGCTGAAGCTGTAATTGCTGGTATAATTGGTGGCATGATTGGCTCAATAATAACATATTACATCGGTTTTTTAGGTGGCCGGCCTTTTGTGGAGAAATATGGCAAATATTTTTTTATGAAGAAAGACCATGTTGCTGCCGCTCAAAAGTGGTTTGACAATTACGGTTTAAAAGCCGTTTTTTTCAGCCGTATGCTCCCTGTCGTTCGCACATTTATTTCTTTGCCAGCAGGCTTTGCTAAAATTAATATTAAAAAATTTATTGCCTGTACTTTTGCCGGCTCCCTACCCTGGACTATCTTAATTATATATATAGGTAATTTTCTCGGTGAAAACTGGAAAAAAATGCTTGCCGTTGGACACGATTTCAGCCTGTTAATATGTGTTATTATTATTGCCGTTATTATTATTATTTATATACATCAGCATAAAAAATAA
- a CDS encoding AtpZ/AtpI family protein — MKKNNFANKQKTTLQLFGRVSGLGITFAIIICMGTFAGYKADIFFSSKPVLTCIGTISGFIIALISIYKIIEKDIL; from the coding sequence ATGAAAAAAAATAATTTTGCCAACAAACAAAAAACAACCTTACAGCTTTTTGGCCGTGTGAGTGGTTTGGGCATTACTTTTGCAATTATTATCTGCATGGGTACTTTTGCCGGCTATAAAGCTGATATTTTTTTTTCCTCCAAGCCTGTGTTGACTTGTATAGGTACTATATCGGGTTTTATTATCGCACTTATCAGTATATATAAAATAATAGAGAAAGATATTTTATGA
- a CDS encoding RluA family pseudouridine synthase: MITFTVPPDYPEQKVRYFLASQGRVSSTLWKKIKWHGQLFINGQYINNAAKAIVRGNDIISYELAADSKLIPCNKPLNIIYEDDWLLIINKPAAQIIHPTNKACCDTTVNIIAGYYIKTAQKTGCHPVYRLDRNTTGLIIVAKQPQIQYYLTKSHDKICRFYKAFVSGHMHPKEAMFCEPIARKNTSIIEQMVSQTGKPALTRYNVLSEKDNYSLLNIRLYSGRTHQIRVHLSHAHHPLLGDDLYGGDCTLIKRQALHAYRIIFIHPITKKKFDISIPLPEDMLQLL, from the coding sequence ATGATAACTTTTACTGTTCCCCCTGATTATCCAGAACAAAAAGTCCGTTATTTTTTAGCTTCTCAGGGGAGGGTTTCTTCTACTTTATGGAAGAAAATAAAATGGCACGGGCAGCTTTTCATTAACGGACAATATATAAACAATGCTGCTAAGGCAATTGTCAGAGGCAATGACATAATAAGTTATGAATTAGCCGCAGATTCCAAACTTATTCCTTGCAATAAACCGCTTAACATTATTTATGAGGATGATTGGCTTTTAATAATAAACAAACCTGCTGCACAAATAATTCACCCCACTAATAAAGCTTGCTGTGATACTACGGTAAATATTATTGCCGGTTATTATATAAAAACAGCACAAAAGACAGGCTGCCACCCCGTCTATCGTCTTGACCGCAATACAACAGGCCTTATTATTGTCGCTAAACAGCCTCAAATCCAATATTATCTTACAAAAAGTCATGATAAAATATGTCGTTTTTATAAAGCTTTCGTATCAGGTCATATGCATCCTAAAGAAGCTATGTTTTGTGAACCCATTGCCCGAAAAAATACCAGTATTATAGAACAAATGGTCAGTCAAACGGGAAAACCGGCCCTTACCCGCTATAATGTATTGAGTGAAAAGGACAATTATTCTCTGTTGAATATAAGATTATACAGTGGCCGTACACACCAAATACGCGTTCATTTATCGCATGCCCATCATCCCCTCCTGGGCGATGATTTATACGGCGGAGACTGCACCTTGATAAAACGGCAGGCTTTGCATGCTTATCGCATAATTTTCATACATCCTATTACTAAGAAAAAATTTGACATATCAATTCCTTTGCCTGAAGATATGCTACAATTGCTATAA
- the larC gene encoding nickel pincer cofactor biosynthesis protein LarC, with protein sequence MKNIYLDCFSGISGNMFIGSFLDAGVPEEYLRQELQKLNLNNEYTLTIDKVDKQGLHAVYFNVNLINKSHSHRCLDNIKDIIKKSSLDPIVKKTALTVFTKLASAEAKVHDADINKIHFHEVGAVDAIIDIVGTAICMKYLDVKNIFVFNLHTGTGFVDCDHGKMPIPAPATAQLLQGFKIMTGTTAKELVTPTGAALIAALAQKQYLKQTDFSFNNIAYGAGTWDLDYPNVLRMYIENVTETPLEEDLLLIHVNIDDMNPQIFNYVSESLFTAGALDVWVTPIIMKKNRPAQMLCVLINKNICKTCCDIIFKETTTLGIRINHTTRVSLQRKTKLVSTVYGQVHCKISQYHGSVNNISAEYDDCYRLAKKKNVPLKEIQHEALRLAYYLIDNNK encoded by the coding sequence ATGAAAAATATATATCTTGATTGTTTCTCTGGTATAAGTGGTAATATGTTTATCGGTTCATTTCTCGATGCAGGCGTACCAGAAGAATATCTTAGACAGGAATTACAAAAGCTCAACTTAAACAATGAATATACTTTAACTATAGATAAGGTAGATAAGCAAGGTCTGCACGCTGTTTATTTCAATGTTAATTTAATAAATAAATCGCATTCCCACCGCTGTCTAGATAATATAAAGGACATAATAAAAAAATCCTCCCTAGATCCTATAGTGAAAAAAACAGCTCTTACTGTATTTACTAAACTAGCTAGTGCAGAGGCAAAAGTTCACGATGCTGATATAAATAAAATACATTTTCATGAAGTAGGCGCTGTTGATGCTATCATAGACATAGTTGGTACTGCCATCTGTATGAAATATCTTGATGTAAAAAACATTTTTGTTTTTAACCTACATACTGGAACAGGCTTTGTTGACTGTGATCATGGTAAAATGCCAATTCCTGCTCCTGCCACTGCCCAATTATTACAGGGATTTAAAATAATGACCGGAACTACTGCCAAAGAGTTGGTCACTCCAACTGGAGCTGCTCTTATAGCTGCTCTGGCACAAAAGCAGTATTTAAAACAAACTGATTTCTCTTTCAATAATATTGCTTATGGTGCGGGAACATGGGATCTGGACTATCCCAATGTGCTTAGAATGTATATAGAAAATGTCACGGAAACGCCCCTGGAAGAAGACCTGCTACTTATACATGTCAATATAGATGACATGAATCCGCAGATATTTAATTATGTCAGCGAGTCATTATTTACTGCGGGAGCATTAGATGTCTGGGTAACTCCTATAATAATGAAAAAGAATCGTCCGGCTCAAATGCTCTGTGTACTGATAAATAAAAATATCTGTAAAACCTGCTGTGATATTATTTTCAAAGAAACCACCACCTTAGGCATACGAATAAACCATACTACACGTGTTTCTCTGCAAAGAAAAACAAAACTTGTTTCTACAGTTTATGGACAGGTACACTGTAAAATAAGCCAATATCATGGCAGTGTAAACAATATTTCTGCGGAATACGATGACTGTTATCGTTTAGCAAAGAAAAAAAATGTTCCACTAAAAGAAATCCAGCATGAAGCACTGCGTCTTGCCTATTATCTAATTGATAACAATAAATAA
- the panB gene encoding 3-methyl-2-oxobutanoate hydroxymethyltransferase — MNNTKFTTQSFFMAKQNKEKITMLTAYDYSMAQLVDASGINAILVGDSLGMVVQGHDSTLKVTVDDMVYHCSCVSRGIKKTMLVGDMPFLSYHISPQEAVRNAGRLIQEGNADAVKLEGGKNMADVVKAITNAQIPVMGHIGLTPQSINIFGGFKVQGKEEKTAHKLIEDALALEDAGVFSIVLEAVPEDLAKIITEKIHIPTIGIGAGRYCDGQILVINDILGMYSNFTPKFVKQYANLKDIIEKSITSYAEDVKSGQFPEKKHTFTINESVLKKLY; from the coding sequence ATGAACAATACAAAATTTACTACACAGTCATTTTTTATGGCTAAACAAAATAAAGAAAAAATAACCATGCTCACTGCTTATGATTATTCCATGGCCCAACTAGTTGACGCCAGTGGCATAAATGCTATTCTGGTAGGTGATTCACTAGGCATGGTCGTACAAGGCCACGACTCTACTTTAAAAGTCACCGTTGACGATATGGTATACCACTGTAGCTGTGTATCACGTGGGATAAAAAAAACCATGCTTGTTGGTGACATGCCATTTCTATCTTACCATATCAGCCCGCAGGAAGCAGTACGCAATGCCGGCAGACTTATCCAAGAAGGAAATGCTGATGCCGTAAAACTCGAAGGTGGAAAAAATATGGCGGACGTAGTAAAAGCCATTACCAATGCTCAAATTCCTGTAATGGGACATATCGGCTTAACCCCACAATCGATAAATATTTTTGGCGGCTTTAAAGTACAGGGCAAGGAAGAAAAAACAGCCCATAAGCTAATTGAAGATGCCCTGGCTCTTGAAGATGCTGGTGTTTTTAGTATTGTATTGGAAGCAGTACCAGAAGATCTCGCCAAAATAATCACAGAAAAAATTCATATTCCTACCATCGGAATTGGTGCTGGCCGCTATTGCGATGGACAAATTCTTGTAATAAATGATATATTAGGAATGTATTCTAATTTCACCCCTAAATTTGTTAAACAATATGCAAACTTAAAAGATATTATTGAAAAATCAATAACCTCATATGCTGAAGACGTTAAATCAGGACAATTTCCTGAAAAAAAACATACTTTTACTATTAACGAATCTGTCTTAAAAAAATTATATTAA
- a CDS encoding Rossmann-like and DUF2520 domain-containing protein: MYIIKIGFIGAGKVGTTLGLYFQKHALPLAGYYSRSQHSRCNAAAITASAHFSSIKPLVSVCDVIFITTPDNVLPDIDNELPCLVPVKNKTWLHTSGAHSSSILAQIAAHGGNIGSIHPLQSFGEPHTSAKQLEKTFFTIEGMPEAITVLTEIMHFTNGTYCTIPAANKALYHAGASILSNYLTTLINFGIECLQTAGINKKTLLNAVLPLITGTLANIKEESPVNALTGPIVRNDINTITAHINAINASIPDKNNFYQCLALETISMIEGKRLTHVQADKLRKLFGKKITP; encoded by the coding sequence GTGTACATTATAAAAATAGGTTTTATCGGTGCTGGGAAAGTTGGTACCACACTCGGCTTGTATTTCCAAAAGCATGCTCTTCCCCTCGCTGGTTATTACAGCAGATCACAGCATTCCCGCTGTAATGCTGCTGCTATAACCGCTTCAGCTCATTTTTCTTCAATTAAGCCTTTAGTTTCTGTATGTGATGTCATATTTATAACTACACCTGACAATGTTCTGCCTGACATTGATAATGAGCTGCCCTGTCTTGTCCCGGTAAAAAATAAGACATGGCTGCATACAAGTGGTGCCCATTCTTCGAGTATACTAGCACAAATTGCTGCACATGGGGGAAATATAGGCAGTATTCACCCGCTGCAAAGTTTTGGTGAACCACATACAAGCGCAAAACAGCTTGAAAAAACATTTTTTACTATTGAAGGAATGCCTGAAGCAATAACAGTCTTAACGGAAATAATGCATTTTACAAATGGTACTTATTGCACGATACCAGCAGCCAACAAGGCTCTATACCATGCAGGAGCATCTATACTTTCTAATTACCTGACAACATTAATTAATTTTGGGATTGAATGCCTGCAGACAGCCGGAATAAACAAAAAAACCCTTTTAAATGCTGTGCTGCCTTTAATAACAGGGACGTTGGCTAATATAAAGGAAGAATCTCCTGTCAATGCACTGACAGGTCCGATAGTACGCAATGATATCAATACTATAACAGCCCATATAAATGCTATTAATGCTAGTATTCCTGACAAAAACAACTTTTACCAGTGCCTTGCTTTGGAAACAATTTCCATGATCGAAGGAAAAAGATTAACACATGTCCAAGCAGACAAACTTCGTAAATTATTTGGAAAGAAGATAACACCATGA